One uncultured Gellertiella sp. genomic window carries:
- a CDS encoding DUF1989 domain-containing protein, giving the protein MLRPGLRSGTAGHERYRVRGGGSTVIRVSAGDRISLIDPEGGQPAELSFIDGTGRFNAAGLGAAFDTAAPGLKSVLGSGEASARLTLAALSRRGADLAEAGAIGLFGPASSPGSRAEFTIALDGLVIVAAPGPAMSPENQNTVTPLELRVERHRIERAYETLLPEPLADPVEDIRVRAATAKAYFVRAGEYIQIIDVEGRQCTDFQAFSARKLDKGVDLALDATITRTLLGRSYPQPGLPSKAFDRDFEPLVEIVQDTVGRHDAFATACNSRYYDDMGYPGHANCTENFNHALAPYGVTPRKGWEALNFFYNTRIDDHNQLYLDEPWSRPGDYVLMRAVTDLVCVSSSCPDDIDAANGWDPTDIHVRTYSPKETFKKAMAYRMTPDAEADLTKETGFHPHFAALTRNMVEYRGYWLPNAFAAEGPIEEYWACREKAVVMDLSPLRKFEVTGPDAEALMQYCVTRDMRKLSTGGVVYTAMCYEHGGMIDDGTVFRLGEHNFRWIGGDDASGIWLRQQAEKMGFKAWVRSSTDQLHNIAVQGPNSRDLISEIIWTPPAQPAIGELEWFRFAVGRIGHFEGAPVVVSRTGYTGELGYEIFCHPKDASAVFDAVWTAGEKYGLKPMGLAALDMVRIEAGLIFADYEFNDQTDPFEAGIGFTVPLKSKSDDFIGREALIRRKEHPRHIMVGLDIDSNEAVGHGDCLHVGRAQIGVVTSATRSPILKKSIALARVDPLYAAPGTTLEIGKLDGHQKRIPATVVTLSHYDPQKTRPRS; this is encoded by the coding sequence ATATTGAGACCCGGCCTTCGCTCCGGTACGGCTGGACACGAGCGTTACCGGGTCCGGGGCGGCGGTTCGACGGTGATCCGCGTTTCCGCAGGCGACCGTATTTCGCTCATCGACCCCGAAGGCGGCCAGCCCGCCGAACTCTCCTTCATCGATGGCACAGGCCGGTTCAACGCCGCAGGCCTTGGAGCCGCATTCGATACCGCCGCGCCGGGTCTGAAGTCGGTGCTCGGCTCGGGCGAGGCGAGTGCCAGGCTAACGCTTGCCGCCCTTTCGCGGCGGGGTGCGGATCTCGCGGAGGCCGGGGCAATCGGCCTGTTCGGTCCGGCGTCGTCGCCCGGCTCACGGGCGGAATTCACCATCGCGCTTGACGGGCTGGTCATCGTGGCGGCACCGGGGCCGGCGATGTCGCCGGAAAACCAGAATACGGTGACGCCGCTCGAGCTTCGGGTCGAGCGCCACCGGATCGAACGTGCCTATGAGACGTTGCTGCCGGAACCGCTTGCCGATCCCGTCGAGGATATCCGCGTCCGGGCGGCGACCGCAAAAGCCTATTTCGTCCGCGCCGGGGAATATATCCAGATCATCGATGTCGAAGGTCGGCAATGCACGGACTTCCAGGCCTTTTCGGCCCGCAAGCTCGACAAGGGCGTCGATCTGGCGCTCGATGCCACCATCACCCGCACCTTGCTCGGGCGCAGCTATCCGCAGCCGGGCCTGCCGTCGAAGGCTTTCGACCGGGATTTCGAACCGCTGGTGGAGATCGTCCAGGACACGGTCGGCCGCCACGACGCCTTCGCCACCGCCTGCAATTCCCGCTACTATGACGACATGGGCTATCCCGGCCATGCCAATTGCACGGAAAATTTCAACCACGCGCTGGCACCCTATGGAGTGACGCCGCGCAAGGGCTGGGAAGCGCTGAACTTCTTCTACAATACACGGATCGACGATCACAATCAGCTCTATCTCGACGAGCCCTGGTCGCGGCCGGGCGACTATGTGCTGATGCGGGCGGTCACCGATCTTGTCTGTGTGTCGTCCTCCTGCCCCGATGATATCGACGCGGCCAATGGCTGGGACCCGACCGATATCCATGTCCGAACCTATTCTCCGAAAGAGACATTCAAGAAAGCGATGGCCTACCGGATGACCCCAGACGCTGAAGCCGATTTGACCAAGGAAACCGGGTTTCATCCGCATTTTGCGGCCCTTACCCGCAACATGGTGGAATATCGCGGCTACTGGCTGCCGAATGCCTTTGCCGCCGAGGGTCCCATCGAGGAATACTGGGCCTGCCGCGAAAAGGCTGTGGTGATGGACCTGTCACCGCTGCGCAAGTTCGAGGTGACGGGACCGGACGCCGAAGCGCTGATGCAATATTGCGTGACGCGCGACATGCGCAAGCTTTCGACCGGTGGCGTCGTCTATACCGCGATGTGCTACGAGCATGGCGGCATGATCGACGATGGCACGGTGTTCCGGCTCGGCGAGCACAATTTCCGCTGGATCGGCGGCGATGATGCGAGCGGCATCTGGCTGCGCCAGCAGGCGGAAAAGATGGGGTTCAAGGCCTGGGTGCGCTCCTCCACCGACCAGCTGCACAATATCGCCGTTCAGGGTCCGAACAGCCGTGACCTGATCAGCGAGATCATCTGGACGCCGCCTGCCCAGCCCGCCATCGGCGAGCTCGAATGGTTCCGATTTGCCGTCGGCCGGATCGGCCATTTCGAGGGCGCGCCGGTGGTGGTGTCGCGCACCGGCTACACGGGCGAACTCGGCTACGAAATCTTCTGCCATCCAAAGGATGCCTCTGCCGTGTTCGACGCGGTCTGGACGGCGGGCGAGAAATACGGACTGAAGCCGATGGGCCTTGCCGCTCTCGACATGGTGCGCATCGAGGCGGGCCTGATCTTTGCCGATTACGAATTCAACGACCAGACCGATCCCTTCGAAGCCGGCATCGGCTTTACCGTGCCGCTGAAGTCGAAGAGCGATGATTTCATCGGTCGCGAGGCGCTGATCCGCCGCAAGGAACATCCGCGCCATATCATGGTCGGCCTCGATATCGACAGCAACGAGGCGGTCGGCCATGGCGATTGCCTGCATGTCGGACGTGCCCAGATCGGGGTGGTGACCAGCGCGACGCGCTCGCCGATCCTGAAGAAATCCATCGCGCTCGCCCGTGTCGATCCGCTCTATGCCGCGCCGGGCACGACACTCGAGATCGGCAAGCTCGACGGTCACCAGAAGCGCATTCCGGCAACAGTGGTGACGCTCTCCCACTATGATCCGCAAAAGACCCGTCCGCGCAGCTGA